From a region of the Impatiens glandulifera chromosome 4, dImpGla2.1, whole genome shotgun sequence genome:
- the LOC124934675 gene encoding glucan endo-1,3-beta-glucosidase, basic isoform-like — translation MKFSPSNMVLIVLSMFFLILVSLDFTVASVGVCYGMLGNNLPSKQDVVALYKKYGITRMRIYDPNQEALQALRGSNIEVTVGVPNEIIQKLALSQVEANAWVQKNIKNYANINFKYIVVGNNFLSQFLLEAMDNLLDAISTFGLKDKVKVTTAIDTTILGESYPPSKGTFREDTFGFIAPLGKFLVANGSPLLVNMYPYKAYNDSKGNFSVDYALFKSPGVVLKDGALEYQNLFDAMIDTFHWALEKVGAGSLEIVVSETGWPTSGGNATTLENQKSYVLNLIDHVKGTQGTPKKPEKSIETYIFAMFDENQKTPVSEKFWGLFTPNKQIKYPIKFV, via the exons ATGAAGTTCTCACCATCCAATATGGTTCTTATTGTGTTGTCAATGTTCTTCTTGATCCTTGTAAGCTTGGATTTTACAG ttGCAAGTGTTGGAGTTTGTTACGGAATGTTAGGCAATAATTTGCCCTCAAAACAAGATGTCGTTGCCTTGTACAAGAAGTACGGTATCACGAGAATGAGAATTTACGATCCAAACCAAGAAGCACTCCAAGCTCTAAGGGGATCCAACATTGAGGTTACGGTTGGTGTACCCAACGAAATTATTCAAAAGCTTGCTTTGAGCCAAGTTGAAGCGAACGCTTGGGTCCAAAAGAATATCAAAAACTACGccaacattaattttaaatacatcgTTGTTGGCAATAATTTTCTATCGCAGTTCCTTCTCGAAGCCATGGACAACTTGCTTGACGCGATTTCCACTTTTGGGCTAAAAGACAAAGTTAAGGTCACAACCGCCATCGACACAACAATCCTTGGCGAGTCATACCCACCTTCCAAAGGCACGTTCAGGGAAGACACGTTCGGATTCATCGCCCCGTTAGGGAAGTTCCTCGTTGCCAACGGTTCTCCCTTGCTTGTCAATATGTATCCCTATAAGGCCTACAATGATTCCAAAGGAAATTTTTCGGTCGATTACGCGCTTTTCAAATCACCGGGAGTTGTCCTCAAGGACGGTGCTTTAGAGTACCAAAACTTGTTTGATGCCATGATAGACACTTTTCATTGGGCATTAGAGAAGGTTGGGGCTGGATCATTGGAAATTGTCGTGTCGGAGACGGGGTGGCCTACAAGCGGAGGGAATGCAACCACACTCGAGAATCAAAAGAGTTATGTCCTTAACCTTATAGATCATGTAAAGGGTACTCAAGGAACACCTAAGAAGCCTGAAAAGTCCATAGAGACTTATATATTTGCCATGTTTGAT